Within the Tissierellales bacterium genome, the region TAAAAATGGTTTTATCATTAATTGATCCAGAACTTAGTTTATTATCTAAAAACAGACAAGCTTTCCTAGACATAGGGACTACACCTATTATCTCTGATTACGATATTATAGAATTATGTTTTGATAAATATAAAATGTATAAGTTCTTAGTAGATAATGATTTTAAAACTGTTAGATCCTATATAGATAAAGAAAAATTTTATAGAGATGTAAATACAGGAATAATAGATTATCCTGTATTTGTAAAGCCGGTTAACGGTAGTGCAAGTATAAATATAAATAAAGTTTATTCTAAAGAAGAAGTGGAACTGCTATTTAATCAGTTTGATAATTTAATGATTCAAGAATATATGGATGGAGTTGAATATGGTGCAGATTGTTATATAGATATGATGTCTAATGAACCAGTAGCTATATTTACAAAAGAAAAGATAAAAATGAGGGCTGGAGAAACAGATAAATCTAGGTCAATTAAAGATAAAAAACTATTTGATTTAATAAAGGATTTTATAATGAAAACAGGACTTAAAGGTGTTATAGATATAGATGTTTTTGAAGTAGATAATGAATATTATATATCAGAAGTGAATCCCAGGTTTGGTGGAGGATATCCACATGGATATGAATGTGGAATTAATATTCCGAAAATGATTATTGAGAATATAAAGGGTAATATTAATGATCCTAAAATTGATAATTACGAAGAAAATATTTATATGATGAAATATAATGAATTAACTATTAAGAAAGAATTTAACTAAGTGTAAAGAGGTGTATATATTGTTAGGTGAAAATATAAGGAAATTTGGATTTTGGATGTTAGATTTTCTAAAAGGTGGGGAGATCAGGAGTCATTATAAAGATATAAAGAGTGTTATGGAAGATAATAATTCTAAAGGACAATCATCTAACAAATATCTGAGTAGATTATTAAACCATGCTGCTAATACAACAGAATATTATTCAGAATATAAAGAATATGAAGATATAAAAGACTTTCCAATAGTAGACAAGAATATTATAAAAGAAAATCGAAAATCAATAATTTCCAATGAGTATGTTGATAAAAAACTACATTCTATGAGTACTAGTGGTTCGACAGGAACTCCTTTTTCTATTGAACAAGATTTAAATAAAAGAAAAAGAGTATTAGCAGAAGTTATATACTTTGGGGAAATTTGTGGTTATGAGTTAGGTGATAAGAATACTTTTTTAAGAGTCTGGACTGATCAAAATAAAAAAAGCAAATTTGGTGCATGGAAACAAAATTTAGTTATGATAGATATCTCTAATCTAGATAAGGAAAATTTAGAAAATGTTAGAAAAAGATTAAAAGGAAAAGATAAGATAAAATGTATAATCGGTTATGCAACTAGTTTAGATATATTAGCCAAATATTTAATTGAGAATGGGGATAGCCCTGAGATGTTTAGTGTAGAGACTGTTATTAGTGGTGCAGAGATTTTAACTGAGACAACAAGAGATAATTTAAAAAAGGTATTTGGTGCAAATATAGTATCAAGGTATTCAAATCAAGAGAATGGTATATTAGCACAAGAACTTGTAAACTCAAAATTTTTTATAATTAATAATGCAAGTTATTACATAGAATTTTTAAAACTGGATTCAGATGAGGAAGCAGAAATAGGAGAATTAGCAAGAATAGTAGTAACAGATCTATTTAATTTTGCTATGCCGGTAATAAGATACGATACAGGAGATTTAGCAGTAGTAGAGAATCATTATAGATATGGGAAGGTAATTAGTGAAATAAAAGGAAGGGAAAGAGATTTTATATATAGTACAGATGGAGAATTAGTGTCTCCTAGCGCTGTAACGGTTAATATGTGGAAGTTTAGTGAGATTAAACAGTATCAGTTAATACAAAATAATAAGAAGGATTATCTACTAAAATTAAACGGGGCAAAAGGTATATATGATGACAAAGAAATAATAAATGTCTACAAATCTTTTTTAGGAGAAGATGCACTAATTAAAATAGATCATATTGAAGGAATACCTTTATTATCTTCAGGGAAATTTCAAACTACTATATGTAATTATGACCCTGCGAATTTTGAATAAAGTACAAGGGATATTGATCAAATGAAATTGGGAGATATATAAATAGAAACAGTTTGCAAACTATTAATTCTGGGAGGCTTTGGGATGGGGAAATTAAATTACATAAAAGAAAGATTTAAAAAAATAGACTATATGATGGAAAATTTTATAGAGGATGACTTAAATATATTTCAGAAAGGATTAGTGATAGTAGATTTAGGACTAGCTATTTTAGTCTATGGTGCTGGCATTACAGATTATTTTCAATATAAATTCTATAGAAGAAAGCATATAGATAAAAAGAAATTTATAGTCCATAGAAAGCGAATGAGAATAGTAAATACTTGTAATGATCTTCAAGATAGGGAAATTTTTAATCACAAATCACAATTCAATGAAATATTTACTGATTATATAGGTCGAGATTGGCGAGATTTAAATCAATGTACTTATGAGGAAT harbors:
- a CDS encoding ATP-grasp domain-containing protein encodes the protein IVEYFKKELGGIGQVMATDCSKLAPALYEADKHFIVPRMNEEGYLDEILSICKENKIKMVLSLIDPELSLLSKNRQAFLDIGTTPIISDYDIIELCFDKYKMYKFLVDNDFKTVRSYIDKEKFYRDVNTGIIDYPVFVKPVNGSASININKVYSKEEVELLFNQFDNLMIQEYMDGVEYGADCYIDMMSNEPVAIFTKEKIKMRAGETDKSRSIKDKKLFDLIKDFIMKTGLKGVIDIDVFEVDNEYYISEVNPRFGGGYPHGYECGINIPKMIIENIKGNINDPKIDNYEENIYMMKYNELTIKKEFN